A single Bifidobacterium asteroides DNA region contains:
- the grpE gene encoding nucleotide exchange factor GrpE, which yields MSAFDKDDAGPLKGDPAAAGEPDGNEAKASDAASTPDQEGARGRHAGKSAADESQAASQSSSDSSAKDASSADAQADDKTDADSAKEESADKGSDGLTPLGQAKKEAADYLEALQRERAEFVNFRNRAKKEQDIFRQHGIVDVLTALLPALDDIDRIKEHGQMDDSFQAVAKKIDKTFEKFGVEKFGEKGEDFDPTKHEAILHKPDPKAEKETVDTVVEAGYRIGDRVIRAARVVVTSPGQ from the coding sequence ATGTCGGCCTTCGACAAGGATGATGCCGGGCCGCTGAAGGGCGACCCGGCCGCCGCCGGTGAACCGGATGGGAACGAGGCCAAGGCCTCTGACGCCGCTTCGACACCCGATCAGGAAGGGGCGCGCGGCCGTCATGCCGGCAAGAGCGCTGCAGACGAGAGCCAGGCGGCTAGCCAGTCCTCGTCGGATTCCTCCGCCAAGGACGCGTCATCAGCGGATGCTCAGGCTGATGACAAGACTGATGCTGACTCGGCCAAGGAGGAGAGCGCCGACAAGGGATCAGATGGGCTGACTCCTCTGGGTCAGGCCAAGAAGGAGGCCGCCGATTACCTGGAGGCTCTCCAGCGCGAGCGGGCCGAGTTCGTCAACTTCCGCAACCGCGCCAAGAAAGAGCAGGACATCTTCCGCCAGCACGGCATCGTGGATGTGCTGACCGCCCTTCTTCCGGCCCTTGATGACATTGACCGGATCAAGGAGCACGGGCAGATGGACGACTCCTTCCAAGCCGTAGCCAAGAAGATCGACAAGACCTTCGAGAAATTCGGCGTCGAGAAGTTCGGTGAGAAAGGCGAGGACTTCGACCCCACCAAGCATGAGGCCATCCTGCACAAGCCGGATCCCAAGGCCGAGAAAGAGACCGTTGACACGGTCGTTGAGGCAGGCTATCGGATCGGTGACCGGGTGATCCGGGCTGCCAGGGTAGTGGTGACTTCGCCCGGGCAGTAG
- a CDS encoding DnaJ C-terminal domain-containing protein, with translation MAENEWLSKDYYKVLGVSKDASEAEITKAYRKLARKYHPDLNKTKEAEEKFKDISEAYDVLSNKEQRQKYDAIRQFGMGGARFAGGSGQGGFNTDAFSDIFGSMFGGAGAPGGTRIRFGDGSGQPDFADIFSSFGGGAGGGGRTAYQESRPRPVKGEDRNSRIGLSFRQAVKGATVSLSVGGKRFKTHIPAGVRNGQRIRLAGKGRPGRDGGANGDLYLQISVQPSQRFTMKDRDLVMTLPVTVSEAALGAKVQARDIDDQVVTFKIPAGSSSGDEIRIAGKGVQDRRGKGDLVGRLEIRMPGRLGMAQKKAMRDFAKSSGDFDERIAGERMKI, from the coding sequence ATGGCTGAGAATGAATGGCTGAGCAAGGACTATTACAAGGTCCTTGGTGTCTCCAAGGACGCCAGCGAAGCGGAGATCACCAAGGCCTACCGCAAGCTTGCCCGCAAATACCATCCCGATCTCAATAAGACCAAGGAGGCTGAGGAGAAGTTCAAGGACATCTCCGAGGCCTACGATGTGCTCAGCAACAAGGAGCAACGTCAGAAGTACGACGCCATCCGCCAGTTCGGCATGGGGGGAGCCCGGTTCGCCGGGGGTTCCGGCCAGGGCGGCTTCAACACCGATGCCTTTTCGGACATCTTCGGCTCCATGTTCGGTGGGGCTGGAGCGCCTGGAGGCACCCGTATCCGTTTCGGCGATGGTTCGGGGCAGCCGGACTTCGCTGACATCTTCTCCTCCTTCGGCGGGGGTGCCGGCGGTGGCGGCCGGACCGCCTACCAGGAGAGCAGGCCCAGGCCAGTCAAGGGCGAGGATCGCAATTCGCGCATCGGCCTGTCCTTCCGTCAGGCGGTCAAGGGGGCTACGGTCTCCCTAAGCGTGGGCGGCAAGCGCTTCAAGACGCATATCCCTGCTGGGGTTCGCAATGGCCAGCGGATCAGGTTGGCTGGCAAGGGTCGGCCCGGCAGGGACGGGGGCGCCAATGGCGACCTCTATCTGCAGATCAGCGTTCAGCCCAGCCAGCGGTTCACCATGAAGGACAGGGATCTGGTCATGACCCTGCCGGTGACGGTATCCGAGGCTGCCCTGGGGGCCAAGGTCCAGGCTCGGGACATCGACGACCAGGTCGTCACCTTCAAGATCCCGGCCGGCTCCTCCAGCGGCGACGAGATCCGCATCGCCGGCAAGGGGGTACAAGACCGGCGCGGCAAGGGCGACCTGGTGGGGCGGCTTGAGATCCGCATGCCTGGTCGGTTGGGCATGGCCCAGAAGAAGGCCATGCGTGACTTTGCCAAGTCCAGTGGCGACTTCGACGAGCGGATCGCCGGTGAGCGCATGAAGATATGA
- a CDS encoding heat shock protein transcriptional repressor HspR yields MVRVDPETRRIYLACARGLVAGRISLDAADDAGLDIELPVFSVGQVGQLANIHPQTLRQYDRLGLIVPERTEGGARRYSLRDLDRLGQAQHLSQDESINLAGVTRILALAEENRQLRRQLRRSHQSQGSSMFAAAADGRVVEVRRSSRARLWRQDTTHDEADPTESKSLIVWSVRS; encoded by the coding sequence ATGGTCAGGGTGGATCCCGAGACCAGGCGGATCTATCTGGCCTGCGCTCGCGGTCTGGTGGCCGGGCGCATCAGTCTGGATGCTGCCGATGATGCCGGTTTGGACATTGAGCTGCCGGTCTTCAGCGTCGGCCAGGTCGGGCAGTTGGCCAACATCCATCCGCAGACCCTGCGCCAATACGACCGGCTGGGTCTGATCGTGCCGGAACGGACCGAGGGGGGTGCACGCCGATACTCCCTGCGGGATCTGGACCGGCTGGGTCAGGCTCAGCATCTGAGCCAGGACGAGTCCATCAACCTGGCCGGGGTGACCAGGATCCTGGCCCTGGCCGAGGAGAATCGTCAGCTGAGGCGCCAGCTGCGCCGCTCCCACCAGTCACAGGGGTCCAGCATGTTCGCCGCCGCTGCCGACGGCCGGGTCGTCGAGGTCAGGCGGTCCAGCAGGGCCCGGCTCTGGCGGCAGGACACGACGCATGACGAGGCCGATCCAACTGAGTCCAAATCGCTGATCGTCTGGAGCGTACGCTCCTGA